In the Hermetia illucens chromosome 1, iHerIll2.2.curated.20191125, whole genome shotgun sequence genome, CTCGGGAAAAGCTGTGTTATTGTTCCACAAAGTTCACAAATTTCTCCTGGGATGTATCTTTTTTTGCCGTTCCATCTAGACGTTTGGTATGTGATAATTTTCGCTACATTTTACATTTCGCTTGTTGAGTCCATCTGTGTATTCATTGCGCATGGACAATTTGACCCAATGGATTCGTTTTGTAATGTCATCCTTGGAATATCATACCAGGTTTCAAATCAGAAAAATTTTAAGTACCGCCCCTACCTCGTCGTTCATGCCCAACTGATGATCTTGGGTTTTATTCTGACAAATCTCTATCTAGCACTTCTATCAAGTTTTCTGACTACAACCGTCTACGATACACAGATAGATACATATGAGGATATTGACAGATCTGGTCTAAAATTAATGATCGAAGCGTACGCAATCGACTTCTGGATGAATACGAAAATATCTTTGAAATGGAAACATGTCTTTTATGGAACAGATAGAGAAGCATATATGGAAAATTTGCGTATCCTCAATCCTAAATTTGGATACTTCCTGACAAGTGATAAGTTTATGGTAATAGACTTTTACCAAAAGCCACTGAAGAGACCTTTGTTCCATCTAACTAGTATCGACCCTGGAGGCGGTTGGTCAGGATTGACTGTTCGAGATGATTTGGTGTTTCTAGATTCTTTCAACCAATTCATTACAAGGTCCTTGGACATAGGCCTTCGTGAGAAATGGTTGAAAGATATTCTTCCGGAGAGCATTGAGGCTGGTATAATAAAACCAAGTTGGACTTATGGGAATACTTTCACACCGTTAACCCTGCCGTATTTACAAGTGATATGGGTTTGCTTATTCTGTGGTTATGGGGCCGGTTTGCTGTCATTTTCCATTGAATGCACAATAAGACtggtaaaaaataaataaattaatcgaAGGAGATTTTATCTTGGTAGAATGAAATGCAAATACTCAATTCACTCCATGCATTTATGTAGTTTTTTGCCTAATACGTAGCCAATGAATGTACTtgtgtcacacaaaatgtacTTTTACTTCCACCGAAATAAAATGTAATGTCAAAACAGTATTGATTTTTACTGAAGCTAAATATCTAACTATCGAGTACCATgaagcctgagtgctcagagattttgcctctcccccagcTCATACGCACTTATACTGAAACAAGAATAATACCGCATTTTTCACTATTCAGATTCCTGACAATTTGGAGACAATCCATATATGCAATATCAATTCTTTGAAATGAGGACAAATGAAGGCCTAACGTGAAGTGTTTATTCCGATGTTGTTGGACGTAAAAAAGACAAGGACTCAACTATGGAAACCATTCCACTGATCAACTTGGTGTGATCAGAAGAAGCGGACCATTACAATATGCCAGTATAGGttgattttcttttgaaaaagcTTCAAATGTCAGAAAATTGAACAGGATGCCAAGATGAGATGAAACCCCCACTGAACTCATCAAATTAGGTGGTCCACGGACCGTGAAGCTATCTGTAGTTTGATCCTCTCCATTTAAAAGCAAGAACAAATTCCGCAAGAGTGGTCCAAAAGTATGATATACCCTATCCACCAGAAAGGTGACTAGTTGACAGGTGATAATTACAGAGGCATTTCATTAACTTGTCCGCCCTATAAAATCTTCATGAAAATACTAGAGAGAAGAACGCCAATAAGACCATTGgtgaaaaccaagaaggttttCAGACTGGAGTTTTGACAGTTGACCAACATGTGTTAGAAAAGTGCAAGGAATGCAACATCGACCTTCAACAAATATTCATGGACTTCAAGCAGACATCTGACACTGTTGACCGGAATGTACTATACAAAGTAAAGATTGAATCCAGCAAAACTGATAAAACTGACCAAAATGACAATGTCCCATTCAAAAACTCAGGTCAGAGTCAATAATAGCCTGTCAGATACATATGAGACAAACGTCAGATTAAAGCAAGGAGATGGTCTGGCTCTATTGTTCAATCTGGTGCACTAAAACAGGTTATGCGAATGTTGCCTATGGACACAAAGGGCACGTTGCTCTATAAGTCCTGTCATATCGTTGCATATGCGGACGATATAAACACCATTGCGTGGCCTCTCATGTCTCCGCTCAAATTGCGGTCGTTCTCTCTTCAATGATTGCCTCAAACATATCAATTGAAGTGTATAGCGATCGGTGAGATCTTCCCTTCACATGGAGACGCGAAACTCCTGACTCGAGTACCGTGATTGGAAAGGAGATCCTTGTTTCCTCTGCGTCAGATGTATAGTGAGGTGCGGCCTGTGAGGCTTTCGCGGTACCTTGACATCCTCATACCATTATATTGGAGAATGCTCCTTGCTGTAATAGTTTTGCGGGACTAAAGAGGAGGAGAGGAAAAGGGAATcctcaaatcaaaagaaaattagTTCGAATTCATTTCCACAtgtaattcttctttttcttcagcctttgtctctttTACAAGCGGACtcggctcgt is a window encoding:
- the LOC119646734 gene encoding uncharacterized protein LOC119646734, which encodes MVYGQHFQKLYSDGGAQVTSVAFFIFLFAGHVFSIRSEFFQQILDDAPMFALISLNDDESKATSIDLLQLASITILKPRISISTTSCGPLRPHVNKNLISFIVIANEDVDDILETVKIAFKGLHEARIIFVLISEISSEFLQKIVSWCWIHRMINVLILTEKLSNQRLDYEIFSFNPFPSLTIQKIPNNSPFKVLFPDKVRDLKGFPIRTVQKYDHPRSFKYVNTKGQEKIAGYLWKAMTTWISHHNGKLEILYSNTSDVLNRTEVLEYVRKGQVDMVPHFISLADSVNITSSSTIFLGKSCVIVPQSSQISPGMYLFLPFHLDVWYVIIFATFYISLVESICVFIAHGQFDPMDSFCNVILGISYQVSNQKNFKYRPYLVVHAQLMILGFILTNLYLALLSSFLTTTVYDTQIDTYEDIDRSGLKLMIEAYAIDFWMNTKISLKWKHVFYGTDREAYMENLRILNPKFGYFLTSDKFMVIDFYQKPLKRPLFHLTSIDPGGGWSGLTVRDDLVFLDSFNQFITRSLDIGLREKWLKDILPESIEAGIIKPSWTYGNTFTPLTLPYLQVIWVCLFCGYGAGLLSFSIECTIRLVKNK